In a single window of the Esox lucius isolate fEsoLuc1 chromosome 22, fEsoLuc1.pri, whole genome shotgun sequence genome:
- the tsga10 gene encoding testis-specific gene 10 protein isoform X3: MLRARRSCSPSRRPPQSRSPTRHSPVKGGSSDSELIRVLRERDEMQNMLEKYERHLSEIQANVKVLTADRDKTRVRYEQAQEEITSLRREVLKSRTSRAAKSSVTVSAQSVLKRVEAERDQATGDLHRMSTERDSLRERLKISQETAISERAHLEQRADDLQAAILTLEQERGDHRSHLAVMRETAMGLEEEIHTLGRKLTSAEEELSRTRNECGTLRLSNSEIQNALSDTQRRLTSRIGELQNYQERNKLLDEKNDCLLRQVSDLRREVEGLESTVTDLTQSRDSLDDQLEKKADLLGFAHNQLDDKEKTIRNLRLTIEELETSAESARGALMGRERELEALRRRLDETEEELGAMVKVKDATLKENAQLREELDKIRLDNQALELKSDDSAQEVQELQRKVQNYAADVSRIENLLSTKERECRDHQEAHWHVSAQAESWQGIVSELRFELMTSDTERCQFQEKVESLEARLQEVLCAERSSISQVSQLNSSLLHTEEELRKAQGERTAAQTDLDRTRELCVKLDARKEALKRELDTYRSEVELLRKQLSSERLSTKSLESTLVSREKELHRERNSQERRTEMALLRDQLSAADSKASSQSRELATLRTRAAHLEADLDMTKRQLSTERFERSGEGSAGAASPGPLVLHLRHAFLFSSPPTLSQPQQTPVVHPRAPHPRQIP; the protein is encoded by the exons ATGCTGAGGGCCCGGCGCTCCTGTAGCCCCAGTCGGAGGCCTCCGCAGAGCCGCAGCCCCACGCGGCACTCCCCCGTCAAG GGAGGCAGTTCTGACTCGGAGCTGATCAGGGTCCTGAGGGAGCGAGACGAGATGCAGAACATGTTGGAGAAGTACGAGCGCCACCTGTCTGAGATCCAGGCCAACGTCAAAGTACTGACTGCCGACAGGGACAAGACCCGGGTGCGCTATGAGCAG GCCCAGGAGGAGATTACGTCGCTGCGTCGCGAGGTACTGAAGTCCAGAACGTCGCGCGCGGCGAAGAGCAGTGTCACTGTGTCGGCTCAGAGCGTCCTGAAGCGcgtggaggcagagagagaccaggCCACGGGCGACCTCCACCGTATGAGCACTGAGAGGGACAGTCTGAGAGAGAGGCTCAAG ATTTCCCAAGAGACAGCCATCAGTGAGAGGGCCCATCTTGAGCAAAGGGCCGACGACCTGCAGGCAGCCATTCTCACA CTGGAGCAGGAAAGGGGAGATCACCGGAGCCATCTGGCCGTAATGAGAGAGACCGCGATGGGGCTTGAGGAGGAGATCCACACCCTGGGAAGGAAGCTGACCTCTGCTGAGGAGGAACTCAGCAGGACTAGGAATGAGTGTGGGACTCTGAG ACTGTCTAACAGTGAGATACAGAACGCTTTGAGTGACACCCAGCGCCGACTGACCTCCCGCATCGGAGAGCTGCAGAACTACCAGGAGAGGAACAAACTACTGGATGAGAAAAACG ACTGTTTACTGAGGCAGGTGTCAGATCTGAGACGGGAGGTGGAAGGTCTGGAGTCCACTGTCACTGACCTGACCCAGAGCAGGGACTCCCTGGACGACCAGTTGGAGAAGAAGGCTGACCTCCTCGGCTTTGCCCACAACCAACTGGATGACAAA GAGAAAACCATCAGAAATCTCAGGCTGACCATTGAGGAGCTGGAAACATCAGCTGA GAGTGCCCGTGGGGCGCTGATGGGACGGGAGCGCGAGCTGGAGGCATTGAGGAGGCGCTTGGATGAAACAGAGGAGGAGCTTGGGGCCATGGTGAAGGTGAAGGACGCCACCCTGAAGGAGAACGCTCAGCTCCGAGAGGAACTGGACAAGATCCGCCTTGACAACCAG GCCTTGGAGCTGAAGTCTGATGACTCCGCTCAGGAGGTCCAGGAGCTACAGAGGAAAGTACAGAACTACGCGGCCGACGTCTCTCGCATTGAGAACCTGCTTTCCACCAAG GAACGGGAGTGCAGGGATCACCAGGAAGCTCACTGGCATGTGTCTGCCCAAGCGGAGAGCTGGCAGGGGATAGTCAGCGAGCTGAGGTTTGAGCTAATGACCTCCGACACAGAGAGATGTCAATTCCAGGAGAAGGTGGAATCTCTGGAGGCCAGACTACAGGAG GTGCTGTGTGCAGAGCGGAGCTCCATCAGCCAGGTGTCCCAGCTCAACAGCAGTCTGCTCCACACTGAGGAGGAGCTTAGAAAGGCCCAGGGGGAGCGCACTGCAGCCCAGACCGACCTGGACAGGACCCGGGAACTCTGTGTTAAACTGGACGCCAGGAAGGAGGCT CTGAAGCGCGAGCTGGATACCTACCGCTCCGAGGTGGAGCTTCTCCGGAAGCAGCTGTCCAGCGAGCGTCTGAGCACGAAGAGCCTGGAGTCCACGCTGGTGTCCAGGGAAAAGGAGCTCCACAGAGAGCGGAACTCCCAGGAGAGACGGACGGAGATGGCATTGCTCAGGGACCAGCTGAGCGCGGCAGACAGCAAGGC GAGCTCTCAGAGTAGAGAGCTGGCTACTCTGAGGACCCGTGCAGCGCATCTAGAGGCTGACCTAGACATGACCAAGAGACAGCTCTCCACCGAGCGATTTGAGAGGTCT GGAGAGGGCAGTGCAGGAGCTGCGTCGCCAGGGCCTCTCGTGCTCCACCTCCGGCATGCGTTCCTCTTCTCCTCACCTCCGACACTCTCTCAGCCCCAGCAGACCCCTGTGGTCCACCCCAGAGCCCCTCACCCGAGACAGATCCCCTGA
- the tsga10 gene encoding testis-specific gene 10 protein isoform X1 has protein sequence MLRARRSCSPSRRPPQSRSPTRHSPVKGGSSDSELIRVLRERDEMQNMLEKYERHLSEIQANVKVLTADRDKTRVRYEQAQEEITSLRREVLKSRTSRAAKSSVTVSAQSVLKRVEAERDQATGDLHRMSTERDSLRERLKISQETAISERAHLEQRADDLQAAILTLEQERGDHRSHLAVMRETAMGLEEEIHTLGRKLTSAEEELSRTRNECGTLRLSNSEIQNALSDTQRRLTSRIGELQNYQERNKLLDEKNDCLLRQVSDLRREVEGLESTVTDLTQSRDSLDDQLEKKADLLGFAHNQLDDKEKTIRNLRLTIEELETSAESARGALMGRERELEALRRRLDETEEELGAMVKVKDATLKENAQLREELDKIRLDNQALELKSDDSAQEVQELQRKVQNYAADVSRIENLLSTKERECRDHQEAHWHVSAQAESWQGIVSELRFELMTSDTERCQFQEKVESLEARLQEVLCAERSSISQVSQLNSSLLHTEEELRKAQGERTAAQTDLDRTRELCVKLDARKEALKRELDTYRSEVELLRKQLSSERLSTKSLESTLVSREKELHRERNSQERRTEMALLRDQLSAADSKASSQSRELATLRTRAAHLEADLDMTKRQLSTERFERERAVQELRRQGLSCSTSGMRSSSPHLRHSLSPSRPLWSTPEPLTRDRSPERWAHTLNTPR, from the exons ATGCTGAGGGCCCGGCGCTCCTGTAGCCCCAGTCGGAGGCCTCCGCAGAGCCGCAGCCCCACGCGGCACTCCCCCGTCAAG GGAGGCAGTTCTGACTCGGAGCTGATCAGGGTCCTGAGGGAGCGAGACGAGATGCAGAACATGTTGGAGAAGTACGAGCGCCACCTGTCTGAGATCCAGGCCAACGTCAAAGTACTGACTGCCGACAGGGACAAGACCCGGGTGCGCTATGAGCAG GCCCAGGAGGAGATTACGTCGCTGCGTCGCGAGGTACTGAAGTCCAGAACGTCGCGCGCGGCGAAGAGCAGTGTCACTGTGTCGGCTCAGAGCGTCCTGAAGCGcgtggaggcagagagagaccaggCCACGGGCGACCTCCACCGTATGAGCACTGAGAGGGACAGTCTGAGAGAGAGGCTCAAG ATTTCCCAAGAGACAGCCATCAGTGAGAGGGCCCATCTTGAGCAAAGGGCCGACGACCTGCAGGCAGCCATTCTCACA CTGGAGCAGGAAAGGGGAGATCACCGGAGCCATCTGGCCGTAATGAGAGAGACCGCGATGGGGCTTGAGGAGGAGATCCACACCCTGGGAAGGAAGCTGACCTCTGCTGAGGAGGAACTCAGCAGGACTAGGAATGAGTGTGGGACTCTGAG ACTGTCTAACAGTGAGATACAGAACGCTTTGAGTGACACCCAGCGCCGACTGACCTCCCGCATCGGAGAGCTGCAGAACTACCAGGAGAGGAACAAACTACTGGATGAGAAAAACG ACTGTTTACTGAGGCAGGTGTCAGATCTGAGACGGGAGGTGGAAGGTCTGGAGTCCACTGTCACTGACCTGACCCAGAGCAGGGACTCCCTGGACGACCAGTTGGAGAAGAAGGCTGACCTCCTCGGCTTTGCCCACAACCAACTGGATGACAAA GAGAAAACCATCAGAAATCTCAGGCTGACCATTGAGGAGCTGGAAACATCAGCTGA GAGTGCCCGTGGGGCGCTGATGGGACGGGAGCGCGAGCTGGAGGCATTGAGGAGGCGCTTGGATGAAACAGAGGAGGAGCTTGGGGCCATGGTGAAGGTGAAGGACGCCACCCTGAAGGAGAACGCTCAGCTCCGAGAGGAACTGGACAAGATCCGCCTTGACAACCAG GCCTTGGAGCTGAAGTCTGATGACTCCGCTCAGGAGGTCCAGGAGCTACAGAGGAAAGTACAGAACTACGCGGCCGACGTCTCTCGCATTGAGAACCTGCTTTCCACCAAG GAACGGGAGTGCAGGGATCACCAGGAAGCTCACTGGCATGTGTCTGCCCAAGCGGAGAGCTGGCAGGGGATAGTCAGCGAGCTGAGGTTTGAGCTAATGACCTCCGACACAGAGAGATGTCAATTCCAGGAGAAGGTGGAATCTCTGGAGGCCAGACTACAGGAG GTGCTGTGTGCAGAGCGGAGCTCCATCAGCCAGGTGTCCCAGCTCAACAGCAGTCTGCTCCACACTGAGGAGGAGCTTAGAAAGGCCCAGGGGGAGCGCACTGCAGCCCAGACCGACCTGGACAGGACCCGGGAACTCTGTGTTAAACTGGACGCCAGGAAGGAGGCT CTGAAGCGCGAGCTGGATACCTACCGCTCCGAGGTGGAGCTTCTCCGGAAGCAGCTGTCCAGCGAGCGTCTGAGCACGAAGAGCCTGGAGTCCACGCTGGTGTCCAGGGAAAAGGAGCTCCACAGAGAGCGGAACTCCCAGGAGAGACGGACGGAGATGGCATTGCTCAGGGACCAGCTGAGCGCGGCAGACAGCAAGGC GAGCTCTCAGAGTAGAGAGCTGGCTACTCTGAGGACCCGTGCAGCGCATCTAGAGGCTGACCTAGACATGACCAAGAGACAGCTCTCCACCGAGCGATTTGAGAG GGAGAGGGCAGTGCAGGAGCTGCGTCGCCAGGGCCTCTCGTGCTCCACCTCCGGCATGCGTTCCTCTTCTCCTCACCTCCGACACTCTCTCAGCCCCAGCAGACCCCTGTGGTCCACCCCAGAGCCCCTCACCCGAGACAGATCCCCTGAGCGGTGGGCCCACACACTGAACACCCCACGTTGA
- the lipt1 gene encoding lipoyltransferase 1, mitochondrial, with amino-acid sequence MIVKTLSNLHTQSQSCFRCLRAKSTLSAVIDETVNSGLILKSMSTDVFENLALEDWIHDHVDLQTRSILFLWRNAPAVVIGRHQNPWQECNLQAMRQKGIPLARRRSGGGTVFHDLGNVNLTFFSSKKKYDRHRNLQVVTSALKGLRPDLDVRATERFDILLNGHHKISGTAAKLGRTAAYHHCTLLCSTDRVLLSAVLKPTCQGIHSNATQSVPSPVKNLLDEDPTLDADTIMEAIASQYNTEFGFSSPITNVDPSDELLLPGIQKMAHELLAWEWIFGKTPNFRICTTFEMKDGTSICNVTLNMDIKKGIIEYCHIDVPSDWLPMELSQEFSSHLIGGKCCPYEMSVLAAELLRTASRNKELGRKMYNLCKKVIFMM; translated from the coding sequence ATGATTGTTAAGACATTATCGAACTTGCATACACAATCCCAATCCTGTTTTCGATGTCTTCGTGCTAAGAGCACATTGTCAGCTGTCATTGACGAGACTGTTAATTCAGGACTGATCCTCAAATCCATGTCAACAGACGTATTTGAAAACTTAGCTTTGGAGGACTGGATACATGATCACGTTGATCTCCAAACCCGGAGTATACTCTTTTTATGGAGAAACGCCCCAGCGGTGGTAATAGGTAGACATCAGAACCCATGGCAAGAGTGCAACCTTCAGGCAATGAGACAGAAAGGGATACCACTTGCCAGGCGACGTAGTGGCGGCGGAACTGTATTCCACGATTTGGGAAATGTAAATTTGACTTTCTTCTCGTCCAAGAAAAAGTACGACCGTCACAGGAATCTCCAAGTCGTGACGAGTGCTCTGAAAGGACTCAGGCCAGACCTAGATGTACGTGCTACGGAGAGGTTTGATATATTGCTGAATGGCCACCATAAAATTTCAGGAACCGCTGCTAAATTGGGGAGGACAGCAGCATACCACCACTGCACTCTGCTATGTTCAACCGACAGAGTACTGCTATCAGCAGTGCTAAAACCGACCTGCCAAGGAATTCACAGCAATGCGACGCAAAGCGTTCCATCTCCTGTGAAGAACCTGCTTGATGAGGACCCGACCTTGGACGCAGACACTATCATGGAAGCAATCgcatcacagtacaacacagagTTTGGTTTCAGCAGCCCTATAACAAATGTGGATCCAAGTGACGAGCTGCTCTTACCTGGCATACAAAAAATGGCCCATGAACTGCTGGCATGGGAGTGGATATTTGGAAAGACCCCTAATTTCCGTATCTGTACGACTTTTGAGATGAAAGATGGCACATCTATATGCAATGTTACTTTGAACATGGATATCAAGAAAGGCATAATAGAATATTGTCACATTGATGTACCCTCAGACTGGCTACCCATGGAGTTGTCTCAAGAGTTTTCTTCGCACCTGATAGGGGGAAAGTGTTGTCCATATGAGATGTCAGTACTTGCAGCAGAATTGCTAAGGACAGCCTCACGTAATAAGGAActgggaagaaaaatgtataatctGTGCAAAAAAGTTATCTTCATGATGTGA
- the tsga10 gene encoding testis-specific gene 10 protein isoform X2 has protein sequence MLRARRSCSPSRRPPQSRSPTRHSPVKGGSSDSELIRVLRERDEMQNMLEKYERHLSEIQANVKVLTADRDKTRVRYEQAQEEITSLRREVLKSRTSRAAKSSVTVSAQSVLKRVEAERDQATGDLHRMSTERDSLRERLKISQETAISERAHLEQRADDLQAAILTLEQERGDHRSHLAVMRETAMGLEEEIHTLGRKLTSAEEELSRTRNECGTLRLSNSEIQNALSDTQRRLTSRIGELQNYQERNKLLDEKNDCLLRQVSDLRREVEGLESTVTDLTQSRDSLDDQLEKKADLLGFAHNQLDDKEKTIRNLRLTIEELETSAESARGALMGRERELEALRRRLDETEEELGAMVKVKDATLKENAQLREELDKIRLDNQALELKSDDSAQEVQELQRKVQNYAADVSRIENLLSTKERECRDHQEAHWHVSAQAESWQGIVSELRFELMTSDTERCQFQEKVESLEARLQEVLCAERSSISQVSQLNSSLLHTEEELRKAQGERTAAQTDLDRTRELCVKLDARKEALKRELDTYRSEVELLRKQLSSERLSTKSLESTLVSREKELHRERNSQERRTEMALLRDQLSAADSKASSQSRELATLRTRAAHLEADLDMTKRQLSTERFERERAVQELRRQGLSCSTSGMRSSSPHLRHSLSPSRPLWSTPEPLTRDRSPERTLGFRDLY, from the exons ATGCTGAGGGCCCGGCGCTCCTGTAGCCCCAGTCGGAGGCCTCCGCAGAGCCGCAGCCCCACGCGGCACTCCCCCGTCAAG GGAGGCAGTTCTGACTCGGAGCTGATCAGGGTCCTGAGGGAGCGAGACGAGATGCAGAACATGTTGGAGAAGTACGAGCGCCACCTGTCTGAGATCCAGGCCAACGTCAAAGTACTGACTGCCGACAGGGACAAGACCCGGGTGCGCTATGAGCAG GCCCAGGAGGAGATTACGTCGCTGCGTCGCGAGGTACTGAAGTCCAGAACGTCGCGCGCGGCGAAGAGCAGTGTCACTGTGTCGGCTCAGAGCGTCCTGAAGCGcgtggaggcagagagagaccaggCCACGGGCGACCTCCACCGTATGAGCACTGAGAGGGACAGTCTGAGAGAGAGGCTCAAG ATTTCCCAAGAGACAGCCATCAGTGAGAGGGCCCATCTTGAGCAAAGGGCCGACGACCTGCAGGCAGCCATTCTCACA CTGGAGCAGGAAAGGGGAGATCACCGGAGCCATCTGGCCGTAATGAGAGAGACCGCGATGGGGCTTGAGGAGGAGATCCACACCCTGGGAAGGAAGCTGACCTCTGCTGAGGAGGAACTCAGCAGGACTAGGAATGAGTGTGGGACTCTGAG ACTGTCTAACAGTGAGATACAGAACGCTTTGAGTGACACCCAGCGCCGACTGACCTCCCGCATCGGAGAGCTGCAGAACTACCAGGAGAGGAACAAACTACTGGATGAGAAAAACG ACTGTTTACTGAGGCAGGTGTCAGATCTGAGACGGGAGGTGGAAGGTCTGGAGTCCACTGTCACTGACCTGACCCAGAGCAGGGACTCCCTGGACGACCAGTTGGAGAAGAAGGCTGACCTCCTCGGCTTTGCCCACAACCAACTGGATGACAAA GAGAAAACCATCAGAAATCTCAGGCTGACCATTGAGGAGCTGGAAACATCAGCTGA GAGTGCCCGTGGGGCGCTGATGGGACGGGAGCGCGAGCTGGAGGCATTGAGGAGGCGCTTGGATGAAACAGAGGAGGAGCTTGGGGCCATGGTGAAGGTGAAGGACGCCACCCTGAAGGAGAACGCTCAGCTCCGAGAGGAACTGGACAAGATCCGCCTTGACAACCAG GCCTTGGAGCTGAAGTCTGATGACTCCGCTCAGGAGGTCCAGGAGCTACAGAGGAAAGTACAGAACTACGCGGCCGACGTCTCTCGCATTGAGAACCTGCTTTCCACCAAG GAACGGGAGTGCAGGGATCACCAGGAAGCTCACTGGCATGTGTCTGCCCAAGCGGAGAGCTGGCAGGGGATAGTCAGCGAGCTGAGGTTTGAGCTAATGACCTCCGACACAGAGAGATGTCAATTCCAGGAGAAGGTGGAATCTCTGGAGGCCAGACTACAGGAG GTGCTGTGTGCAGAGCGGAGCTCCATCAGCCAGGTGTCCCAGCTCAACAGCAGTCTGCTCCACACTGAGGAGGAGCTTAGAAAGGCCCAGGGGGAGCGCACTGCAGCCCAGACCGACCTGGACAGGACCCGGGAACTCTGTGTTAAACTGGACGCCAGGAAGGAGGCT CTGAAGCGCGAGCTGGATACCTACCGCTCCGAGGTGGAGCTTCTCCGGAAGCAGCTGTCCAGCGAGCGTCTGAGCACGAAGAGCCTGGAGTCCACGCTGGTGTCCAGGGAAAAGGAGCTCCACAGAGAGCGGAACTCCCAGGAGAGACGGACGGAGATGGCATTGCTCAGGGACCAGCTGAGCGCGGCAGACAGCAAGGC GAGCTCTCAGAGTAGAGAGCTGGCTACTCTGAGGACCCGTGCAGCGCATCTAGAGGCTGACCTAGACATGACCAAGAGACAGCTCTCCACCGAGCGATTTGAGAG GGAGAGGGCAGTGCAGGAGCTGCGTCGCCAGGGCCTCTCGTGCTCCACCTCCGGCATGCGTTCCTCTTCTCCTCACCTCCGACACTCTCTCAGCCCCAGCAGACCCCTGTGGTCCACCCCAGAGCCCCTCACCCGAGACAGATCCCCTGAGCG GACTCTGGGCTTCAGGGACCTCTACTGA